A stretch of DNA from Pseudomonas sp. HN11:
GCAACAAATTGCATAAATTCAGCTGATCTTGTGCAGGTAACTCGGCAAGGGCTGCTCCGGCAACACTGACAATACTTTCAATCGTTGCAGCATGCGCTGCCGTGCGCGTTGCAAATGCTCGCGCAGGTTTAACGCTGCTGCGTCAAATGCGCCATGTAATAACAACTCCAGAATCAGACGATGTTCGGCCAGCATGGCTGGATCGGCGCCGATACCCAGCAGACGGTAAAAAATCCGGCTGATGATCATCGGGCTCTGCCCTTGGCGGATCAACGCCGCGATCTTGCGATTCTGCAGGCCGGCGAGACAGCGCTGGTGCAAGTCCTCCTCGATCTGCTCGATGGCCTCCAGGCTGCAGTGGGGGCTGCCCTGGGCGTCCCGTACACGTTGCAACATGGCTTCCAGTAATTCGCGATCGAGGTCTGGGGCGCTTTGGCGCAGGGCTTCGGGTTCCAGGCAGGCGCGCAGCTCGTAGTCTTCGGTGACTTCACGGGCGGTCAAGGGGCCGGCCAGCCATTGGGAGTAGGGCTCTTTTTCCACCAACCCCCGGTCGCGCAGGCGCATCAGCGCTTCACGCACCACCGCGCGGCTGACGCCGTAGTGGTCGGCGGCGGCTTGCTCGTCCAAACGGTAGTGGCCGAAGGCAATGCAGGTGGATAACGCCGCGCCAATTTCCTCGACGATGCGCTCGCCCAACGGCCGTGTGTCCACCAACTCATCTTCGCCGTTGAGGCCCAAGTGCGCATGGCTCAAGGGCAAGCGCAGCGGCTCCATCGCCAGGCCTTCGGGGTTGATCAGATAACCCCGGCCATTGAAGCGGCAGATCAGTCCTTCTTCATGCAGCAGGTCCAGGGCTCGGCGTACCGGCACACGGCTGGTGCCGAACAATTCCGCCAGCGGTGCCTCCAGCAAGACCAGACCGTGGCGCGCGGTGCCGTTGACGATCGCATCACGCAATACCTGATGAATCATCGCGTAACGGGAGGCCGAGGCGGACACTGCTTTCATCGCTTTCTCTGAGGCTTGTAGGACGGTGGCCGGGGATTCTCTCATAAGTTGCGCCTGTCACCCTGCGCCACAGCAGTGGCACTTTATTGGGGCTGGATATGTAGGAATGTTACTTTTTTGCACCAAAATGTACTTATTAATAAAAGATACATTATTTCATTGAAGGTGCTTTTCGGCATGTGTGCAAGAATTTTTCATACTCTTTAAAGCCATCTATCCCGTAGCTCTAGGCGGGATTCCCTCATCGCGAAGAAACAGCTCAATCAAGACTGGCACGAAAGCTGCCTTTGTAAAATGTACATTTTATTAATATGTACGTTTTTGCGGGAGTCATTCTCATGTCAGACGCCACTTCAATGGCCGAGGATTTCGCCAGCGGTCGCAGCGACCCAGTGCAAGCCCTCGAACAGGCTCTCGAAAAGGCCAGCCACACGCCTGCCGTCTTTATCAGTCTGACTGCCGAACGCGCCCGCCGTGAAGCCGAAGCCGCCGCAGCCCGTTGGCGCGCTGGCCAGCCATTGAGCGTGTTGGATGGTGTGCCGTTGGCCTGGAAAGACTTGTTCGACGTGGCCGGCAGCGTTACTACAGCGGGCGCCGCCTATCGCCGCGCCGCGCCCACCGCCTTGATCGACGCCCCCACTGTCGGCCTGTTGTGCCGCGCCGGGATGGTCAGCGTGGGCAAGACCAACCTCAGCGAACTGGCCTATTCCGGCTTGGGCCTGAACCCGCATTTCGGCACGCCACACAATCCCCATGGGACTGACCAGCCACGCATTCCTGGCGGATCGTCTTCGGGTTCAGCGGTAGCCGTCGCCGCCGGCATTGTGCCCATCGCCATGGGCACCGACACCGCCGGTTCCATCCGCATCCCGTCGGCATTCAATGGCTTGGTGGGTTACCGCAGCAGCAGCCGACGCTACAGCCGCGACGGGGTGTTCCCGCTCGCCCACACCCTCGACAGCCTGGGCCCGCTGACCCGCAGCGTGCGCGATGCGCTGGCCATCGACGACCTGCTGCATGGCCGCCGCCAAACGCACACCGCCCGCAGCCTTGAGGGCCAGCGTTTTGCGCTGGCGCAACACGATGTCGAGCCCGCCGTGCGCAACAACCTGCTGCGTGCAGTGGAGCAACTCAAGGCCCACGGCGCCCTGATCGAAGAGCGCGAGTGCCTGACGTTCCAGGCTACCTTGGACTTGATCAAGCATCACGGCTGGCTCGGTTCCTTCGAAGCTTACGCCCTGCACGAAGCCCTGCTCGACAGCCCCGACGCCGAACAACTCGACCCTCGTGTACGACGCCGCCTTGAAGCCGCGCGCACGCTGCCGGCCAGCCAACTGCTGCATCTGGTTGACGCCCGCTGCCGCCTGCAACAGCAACTGGTCGACGACCTCGACGGCGCCATCCTGATCACCCCGACCGTCGCCCACGTCGCCCCGGCGTTGGCACCGCTGGAAGCCGACGACAACCTGTTCGTGAAAACCAACCTCGCCACCCTGCGCCTGACCATGCCCGGCAGTTTGCTCGACATGCCTGGCGTGACCTTGCCCAGCGGCTGCGATGCCCTGGGCCTGCCCACCGGGCTGCTGCTCAGCGCCCCGACGGGGGAAGACGCTCGCCTGTTGCGCGCAGCGTTGTCCGTCGAATCCGTACTCAACGTTTAAGGAGACACATCATGGCTAAAGACATCCTCTGTGCATTCGGCGTCGACGTTGACGCCGTCGCCGGCTGGCTCGGTTCCTACGGCGGCGAAGACTCGCCGGACGACATCTCCCGTGGCCTGTTCGCCGGTGAAGTCGGCGCGCCGCGCCTGCTCAAACTGTTCGAACGCTACGGCCTGCGCACCACCTGGTTTATTCCCGGCCACTCGATGGAAACCTTCCCTGAGCAGATGAAGGCCGTGGCCGACGCAGGTCACGAAATCGGCGTGCACGGCTACAGCCACGAAAACCCCATCGCCATGACGGCCGAACAGGAAGAAATCGTCCTGGATAAATCCATCGAGCTGATCACTCAGGTCACCGGCAAACGCCCGACGGGCTATGTGGCGCCGTGGTGGGAATTCAGCAAGGTCACCAACGAACTCCTGCTGAAAAAAGGCATCAAGTACGACCACAGCCTGATGCACAACGACTTCCACCCTTACTACGTGCGCAAGGGCGACAGCTGGACCAAGATCGACTACAGCCAGCACCCCGACACGTGGATGAAGCCCCTGGTGCGTGGCGAAGAAACCGACCTGGTGGAGATCCCGGCCAACTGGTACCTCGATGACCTGCCGCCGATGATGTTCATCAAGAAAGCCCCCAACAGCCATGGCTTCGTCAACCCGCGCCACCTCGAAGAAATGTGGCGTGACCAGTTCGACTGGGTCTATCGCGAACACGAACACGCGGTGTTCACCATGACCATCCACCCCGACGTCTCCGGCCGCCCGCAAGTGCTGCTGATGCTCGAGCGCCTGATCGAACACATCCAGAGCCATGCCGGCGTGCGCTTCGTCACCTTCGACGAAATCGCCGACGACTTTATCCGACGCCAACCCCGTACCTGACTCTAATAAACGGCCCCCACCCCTGAGGCGCGACCCATGTCCATCTACAACAAGCTTGACCTGACTGGCTGGAAACCCCGGCAACTGACGTCCAAGGAGGTACGTTTCGCCACCTGGATCGCGTTTTTCGCCTGGGTGTTTGCGGTGTATGACTTCATCCTGTTCGGCACTTTGCTGCCGGAAATCGGCCGGCATTTCGGCTGGGGTGAAGTGGAGCAAGCTGAAATCGCGACGTGGGTAGCGGTCGGCACGGCGGTGGTCGCGTTTGCCATTGGCCCGGTCGTGGACAAACTGGGGCGACGCACCGGCATCATCTTCACCGTGGCCGGTTCCGCGCTGTGCTCGGCACTGACCGCGATCGGCGGCGCGTGGGGCAAGTCGCCGCTGATTCTGATCCGTTCGTTGGGCGGTCTGGGTTATGCCGAAGAAACCGTCAACGCCACTTATTTGAGTGAGTTGTATGGCGCCTCGGAAGATCCGCGACTGACCAAGCGTCGTGGCTTTATCTACAGCCTGGTGCAAGGCGGCTGGCCGGTGGGGGCTTTGATTGCCGCCGGTTTGACCGCGCTGCTGCTGCCGATCATTGGCTGGCAGGGCTGCTTCATCTTCGCCGCGATCCCGGCGATTGTGATCGCGATCATGGCGCGCAAGCTCAAGGAGAGCCCGCAGTTTCAGATCCACCAGCGCATCAGCCAATTGCGTAAAAGCGGCGCCGTGACGCAAGCGCAAAACGTCGCCATGACTTACGGCGTGGACTACGACGAACACAGCAAGGCCGGCCTCAAAGCCGCGTTCCGTGGCCCGGCGCGTCGCGCCACTCTAGTGATCGGCGCGGCACTGTTGCTCAACTGGGCGGCCATCCAGGTGTTCAGCGTGCTGGGTACGTCGGTGATCGTCAGCGTGCATCACATCTCGTTCGAGAACTCGCTGATCATCCTGGTGCTGTCGAACCTGGTGGGCTATTGCGGCTACCTCAGCCACGGTTGGATGGGCGACAAGATCGGCCGTCGCAACGTGATCGGCCTGGGCTGGATGCTTGGCGGCCTGTCGTTCGCCGGGATGCTGTTCGGGCCGAGCAATATGCCGATGGTGGTCGGGCTGTACAGCCTGGGTCTGTTCTTCCTGATCGGGCCGTACTCGGCAGCGTTGTTCTTTATCAGTGAGAGCTTCCCCACCAGCATCCGTGCCACCGGTGGCGCAATCATCCATGCCATGGGCCCGATCGGCGCGGTGGTCGCAGGTTT
This window harbors:
- a CDS encoding GntR family transcriptional regulator gives rise to the protein MKAVSASASRYAMIHQVLRDAIVNGTARHGLVLLEAPLAELFGTSRVPVRRALDLLHEEGLICRFNGRGYLINPEGLAMEPLRLPLSHAHLGLNGEDELVDTRPLGERIVEEIGAALSTCIAFGHYRLDEQAAADHYGVSRAVVREALMRLRDRGLVEKEPYSQWLAGPLTAREVTEDYELRACLEPEALRQSAPDLDRELLEAMLQRVRDAQGSPHCSLEAIEQIEEDLHQRCLAGLQNRKIAALIRQGQSPMIISRIFYRLLGIGADPAMLAEHRLILELLLHGAFDAAALNLREHLQRARQRMLQRLKVLSVLPEQPLPSYLHKIS
- a CDS encoding amidase, which encodes MSDATSMAEDFASGRSDPVQALEQALEKASHTPAVFISLTAERARREAEAAAARWRAGQPLSVLDGVPLAWKDLFDVAGSVTTAGAAYRRAAPTALIDAPTVGLLCRAGMVSVGKTNLSELAYSGLGLNPHFGTPHNPHGTDQPRIPGGSSSGSAVAVAAGIVPIAMGTDTAGSIRIPSAFNGLVGYRSSSRRYSRDGVFPLAHTLDSLGPLTRSVRDALAIDDLLHGRRQTHTARSLEGQRFALAQHDVEPAVRNNLLRAVEQLKAHGALIEERECLTFQATLDLIKHHGWLGSFEAYALHEALLDSPDAEQLDPRVRRRLEAARTLPASQLLHLVDARCRLQQQLVDDLDGAILITPTVAHVAPALAPLEADDNLFVKTNLATLRLTMPGSLLDMPGVTLPSGCDALGLPTGLLLSAPTGEDARLLRAALSVESVLNV
- a CDS encoding MFS transporter, producing the protein MSIYNKLDLTGWKPRQLTSKEVRFATWIAFFAWVFAVYDFILFGTLLPEIGRHFGWGEVEQAEIATWVAVGTAVVAFAIGPVVDKLGRRTGIIFTVAGSALCSALTAIGGAWGKSPLILIRSLGGLGYAEETVNATYLSELYGASEDPRLTKRRGFIYSLVQGGWPVGALIAAGLTALLLPIIGWQGCFIFAAIPAIVIAIMARKLKESPQFQIHQRISQLRKSGAVTQAQNVAMTYGVDYDEHSKAGLKAAFRGPARRATLVIGAALLLNWAAIQVFSVLGTSVIVSVHHISFENSLIILVLSNLVGYCGYLSHGWMGDKIGRRNVIGLGWMLGGLSFAGMLFGPSNMPMVVGLYSLGLFFLIGPYSAALFFISESFPTSIRATGGAIIHAMGPIGAVVAGFGATQVLSAGSDWQTAALWFGALPCFLSGALMFAARHVRPETVQ
- a CDS encoding polysaccharide deacetylase family protein, giving the protein MAKDILCAFGVDVDAVAGWLGSYGGEDSPDDISRGLFAGEVGAPRLLKLFERYGLRTTWFIPGHSMETFPEQMKAVADAGHEIGVHGYSHENPIAMTAEQEEIVLDKSIELITQVTGKRPTGYVAPWWEFSKVTNELLLKKGIKYDHSLMHNDFHPYYVRKGDSWTKIDYSQHPDTWMKPLVRGEETDLVEIPANWYLDDLPPMMFIKKAPNSHGFVNPRHLEEMWRDQFDWVYREHEHAVFTMTIHPDVSGRPQVLLMLERLIEHIQSHAGVRFVTFDEIADDFIRRQPRT